TCAAAAGCTCATTAACGCCGTAGTTGCATTCTTTAATTTAGCGACAGAGAAAGATTGGGCAGGGTAGAAATAACAAACCTTGGGGTAGCCGCTAGGGATTTAATAACGACACAACCCAACTATTCCGCTTTCTTGCAATTCAATATGGTGTTTTCGCGAACTAAAACACGAGCGCAGGCAACGTTTCCTGTTTAATGTAgattaatttattttactgttacCGTCATTAGGAGTTAAAATGCAGAATATTCGAGACCCTTTGTAAAGTATTATCAGCCTTTAAACGACGTTTTTAATAGACTAATTGTTTTAAAAGTGGTTTCAGTTGCAGAATATTAATAACACGAACCTGGTGGACCAAATTCAGTCGCTTGGTGTTCAGTAAAGTAGCGTTGCGTTAGAAGTCCCTGAAAATCGTCTTAGTGACCGGTGTAATCGTCATGCAAGCATGCAAAAGAGACACGTGCAACAATACGTCCAGTTAGACGAAATGGAATGCATTGCTCCATCCATTgagtgtcagtaaaacgcggggtcggggtctattttttttcaaagaatgctgttttagggttagggttagggtgtGGGGAAGGAGGCGGGAAAAACAGAGACGCCGTCTATTTTTTCTCGCCTCCTCCCAAACTGTCCTCGATCCGCCCCCTTAGTGGATTTGACACTCTTCCTTAGGCTAGACTCGGAACATTGGAGATTAGGATGGTtacccgtaacgcaaagcgcttgATCTCGACGATCATAGGGAAAAttggggactgtgaacagtctaataatttaaaaaaaggttgggTAAATTGATTTcaagtttacaattttttaaataattcgACAACTTTGGAAGCTATTATTCCCTGGGGGGAATAAATAGTATATATTAGGCTTCTCTGACTAAAAGTGCCTCAAATCATCAATGGCAAAAGAACTCCAGGGTTTTTTCGTTACAACTTTGTTTTGCTGCTCCCGATCCATACACTTTAAGCATCGACTTCATCTAATAGGTTGTCCTTGTAATAAAGATGTTACGAGACATTTTGCACACCTTGGTTCTCTGCTGGACTAATTCCTTTTTGCTGTCCTCCAAGGAAAGACATTCCTCTTCCACCTCCTTCGGGATTTGTGATTCTTGGTTGCATTCCTGTCTGCTCCTGAAAATTGCAGGATAATTTTAAGTTTATTGTTGAAATACTGACAATTTAAAAGTCCgcaaagaaatatcaagaactAGGAGGAGAGCAAAGGAGAGTTACCGTGGATGGCGCTCCACCGACCACTGAAGCTCCTTCATTGCCAATCGAAGCAGAGCCTCGAGATGACTGTGACTCAGCTGCGATTGCACGTTGGATTTCGTCTAATTCATGAGCACTTTCAGAGGCGACCTGGGCTTGAATGCTTTGCTTCTGCGGGTTTCAGAAGAAGAAATCATTGCGGCGAATATTGCAAGCATCACTTATCTGAAAGAATTCTTATAATTTTTATGGAAGAGCTTTGTCATGCTGCGAGTTCCATATTTCAGGTGAAAAATGAGCTGATATTCAACTAAGTATATTCGAAGTCTCTTTCTATCCTAGGAATCTCTAAAAGAGAGCTAATATGCTCTCAAATGGAAGGCAAAGAATTGCGAAGGATCGGTcttggtcatttttttttgaCACGCGCAAGTGGAGGTGACTTGGAAAACCTGGAATCCATTCAATCGTGGCAATCGAAAGTCAAAGATGTAAACTTATATTTTTTAAGGAGAATACAAAAGtaattttaagcaaaactttTTGGGTAAGTTTTCTTTGATTCTAAAGTGTTTTAGAGTTTTTAAGCAAGATCAGTAAATCGTGACAAGGATTTTGAAGACATCCGTTACCTCTGCAGCATCTTGTCTCTGTATATTTGTGGCCCAGTTGACGCCCTTTGCTCCGTCTTCCCAGCCAGCTCCTCCTCCGCCACCACCGCCACCAGGGCCATACCCTTCTCCTGTCTCATATTTCTTCTCCTCCTCTGCTTCCATGGCCAGGCGATCTTCAAGCTTGGTATCCTCTTTGTAATCATTATTGTTCCCTCCGAAGTCACTAAACCCAGGCTTTCGGTTCACTTTGTGTTCTTTCACTCTCTTTATGTGAGAGCCTTCCTCGTCCTCATTCCCTAGAGAAGAATGGACCTACGTTAAAATCACGTCCAATCTATAAATTCTGCATGTTACATTTAAGTTTTATGATACCTAATGTTCTCATCTAAATGCTTGTGGCTGTAAAACTCATGGACATGCTGACTAGCGAAGgttaaaggagctatgtcacCAGGATTAGATCTATTCTGTTCGGTagtcattacttagtgtctTATATCTATACTCAACATGCTTAAGTTATGTGTTAGATTTGTTAATCCAGTTAATGGGTACAATATGACAACTCGTGCCTATTGACGCATGCGTCCTGATGTGTAGAGTGGGCTTGTCACTGTCAGTCACGTGATCGTTGCTTCCCTCACTCTGTTCTGTttcccccttgttactcttAACTCTTTCTTCGGCCTTATGTCCGTGCCGCACTGCATCTTCAGCAGCTAAACTGGCGTCTAATTCAGCTTTCTGTACAGCCTCTTTTACTACAAAAGCAAAATCGGCGACAAAACAGTTGAGACACTGATTGACCGAAGTCAAGATGCTCCTGCTCAACACAAGTCAAGCGCACATCCGGGGTTGCGTATTcttattccaattttttttaacacaaataTCGGCAATAGACGATTTTCGTAGAGCAGGACGACTCTAGAGTGTTGTAGTCAAACAGGTTTCTGGAGAGTCGGACTTGGCATGGACATTCACCATaaaatctcgtacccagatttCTTGCTGACGAAGTCTTTGCTTTCGGTTTCGTGagcaagagatctgggtacgagatttcTTGCACCACCCTAGCTTTATCCCTTCTTTAAAAACTTGTATTCGTTGTAGGAAAAGATCAATTTAGTGTCTCAACTATTTTATTGGAAAAGGACGAAATGATTCAAGCAGAGTATATGTCAAATCCCGAGGTAACATATGTGCCTCGTATTATGTCCATTGTTTTCGTAATAGGCCATTCTACAGTTGTGTGCGCAGAGCCCTCGCCTTTGAATAGAAGCGAGGCTGGTGGTGaccttgttttttttacagACCTTTAGtgtttttcttatgtaaatgaTCATGTTCACGGGCTTGTTGGCATGAGAATACCACGATTTGCACATGAAAAATGAGAAGGTTTGTAATAAAACAAGGTCACGGCCAGCCTCGCTTCCATTCAAAGGCCAGggcactgagcacacaactgtaaaatggtctattgtcaTTATGCGTCATCACTACTCTAATGTAATATTTTTTAGCAGTACTACATCCTATCTCAAAGAAAGAGCATTAGCAAAGCACTATTAGGCATGCGCAAAAGCAAACATATCTGATTCATCTAGTCACTCATGAGCAAATAATCACTATAACATTGGATTAAGCTTGCAGATTCATTAACGCATTTTACCACTCATTCAATTCGTTAAAAGACTTACTTTACTTTAAGCATTAATGCACACTTATTTTGATGCTTGCATTACACGTACTCCTTGCCCATCTCACCACCGCAACGTTACATACctttattttccagattaaccGACTTTGAATCCTCTCTGTGCACTGAGAATAAAAAATGGACATATTTTCATCCCATTTGCGACCGTTAGACCAATTCGCAGCTTATATTTTCATCCTTGTATGTATTAGCATGTTATAGACTGACTGCTTATAAAAGTCCACAGACAAAGCCAAAATAGCAAGCTCATCTAATTAAGTGGTTTATTTATAGACAGCGGCAGTGATTTAAGTTACTTGTAGACCGTATTTGTACAAACAGAAGACGGTAACATTCCGCTAACGAGACATAGGATTTACCTTGTTCTGATCCAGGTTTTTCTGTAGTTTCAAGTGGAGCTGAGAACACTAGAGGCAACATCAATGATTTAAAAGGAAAGAATAAGATGCTGTTGGATAAATTTAACATATTATGAAACGAGCAGTCCCTAAATGCAACTGAACGAAAACACAGTACTACGATATATTTGACAATCGACTAATAATTTCCCAGCAATAATCCACAAAATTGTTCAGTCTTTTTGGCGTTTCTATCGCAAACCATGCATCACGCAGATAGATCTCGACCATTTTTTTGATAGTCTTTCGCTCGCATACTAAAGATTGTGGGCGTGTTTGTACGATCCCTTTAAGTAACCTCCTCGACCTAATAGTTACTGAAGAACCAAATAACTCGTATGATAGCGACAGCAATAAATAGGTttgaaaacaataggtttattaaTTGAAACACTGAACAGCTTTGCACACACAACCCaattttttggtacatttctttgctctCCTCGGCACACTTTGCGGGTTGCGATTGGCCCCAATTCATACGTTAAATCACACATGCGCCGAATCTGAAGGAAACACCTGTTACACTGTTTCCGAATCAGTTAGGCCCAGCTGCATAAAAAGTAGCGCCGGACACAACGGCTCTGAATCTGACGCTCGGACCACTCAAACTATTTATTTTAGAGCGAAACGTTTTTAAATACATTTGATGTAAGGTTTTATGCAATTGCACTCTTAAAGAGCCTCAGGCAATAAGGATGTCTTTACTCACTTCCAGATATCTAGAGCAGCTTTGCTCATTCACCCCAAAATAGTACTTATCCATGATGCTTAACAACTAATATCATATAGAAGCATTTTAAAGTGACTCACTGGTAGACCTCAGATTCTTAAAAACGTCTATTACAGTAAAATCCTAGAAAATGATAAAGAACCTGCGAGCTCAGGAATTTGGCTTAATTTGTACCATACATGAGAAACACTCTCCAGTTCTGTGAACTATTAGTAAAGCTCGCTTTTTCAATATTCTGTATTTCCACACAAGCTATAAGACATCTCCGGTCAAACGAGACAACCCGCTTGTTGTGACCAGAATAATATACTGAGTGGGACCAATGATCGAGTCACTTTGTGCTATACTACCACAAGTGTATGGCGACGTTTATCATTATAagtaaaaatattacttttaacTCACCTGAATGCGACAAACATAATGTCAGGCACGTGAAAAGAAGTCGTATGTTCATCACACGGGCTTTTCTTGTTCGCGGTTATTGTTTATTTATCGTAAATCTGTACCTGTTGACCAAATGATAGAAATTTATCACCAAGGTTAAACGCTAACAAAAGACATTCGGGCTCTTTATGTCGAGAATATTAACGTTTCACGAAACAGATAGCCCCAGAGCTTCCGTAGATGTCAATGGAAGACATTTCTCACTGGGCAAAGAATCGCTTcatctttttatctttttcgcGCGCCATCGTTGCAGGTTGATAATAGGAACAGGTCTATCTTACTTTGTTTGTAATAACTATTCATTGTTTATAAATAAAACCTTTCTTCGCCGCCAAAATATCGTCTTGCCATAGACAAAGCTTTGTGTAGCCATACCATCATGAGAAGAAAGACTTACCTTTAAAAATCATCAAATAAGGAGGAAAAGGAACTTGGCAAACTTGTCCTATGTGATCACTTCCGATAAATGACGTCATAGACACAGAGAAAGTCCTTTGAATGAACCCAGATTAAATATTTACCAACACGCTACGAAGAATCTTGAGACAAAAGCATCCATTCTGATTCTAACGCTGGCGAAACGATAAACAGAATCACAACTACACAATGAAAGCTACAGAAGATAATGTGTCAATGAAGGAAATTGGTTTAATTGTGGAGGttaatttccgtttttatgCTTCAGAAACGCTTAGAATGTGTTCATTGTCTCGTGGGTTTTACCTGCTAAATTCAAAGACTTGACCATTCTTGCACATAAACTCGTCCATATGATGGAGACATGTCAGTATCGTGTACATGAAAGGGAAATTAGTTTTAGAGGTAGGGGGAGTATTTCGTACAGTACATACGGTGATCTGAATTGAAGAATTCTTTGCACGACGCGTGCATAAAACACTTCTGGAAACGAATGTGGTTTTGCTAACATCACGACGTAGGCGAAACGACTCGTTAGAGAAGCACTAGGACAAGAGAAGTAAAGAGATAACATCGTTTAAAgtggtaatttcctttgtttgtcctCTCCCAGTACGTCTATTGCTCTCCAGCATAGTGGTTACGTTTTGTACTACTTTGATGAGTGGCTGTAAAGGGCTCATTGGGGCTATGACCGTCTATTATCTGGTCCATTAGACAACCGGACGTACAGGGAACACTGCAGAATTTTGTTGTCTGTTCTGTACAAAATAGGCGAGGTCCGGGTGGGACCATTGAGACGCATTTGCAATGAGATTTCTGATATTTCTGTCCGGTTATAGATTACAGAAGAGCTGAAAGAGCCGATCGCTGATCGCTAACAACGTTTTTGCTCTGATTACCTCTGGACGTCATCTGAGAAGTCTTTGGGGGAGCATATCCTCTGGCTAATGATGTATTCTCCTATCATTGTCAGACATTTTTGTGGATTTCATATATTGTTGTTTATACCCTCTCAACGAGTTATCAGTAACATCGTCTCTAAAAGTGACGTCTAACAGCAATATTAGCAAAAATTCCTCAAGAAACTCCGCCACACAGCAATAGTCGAGTTCGTCTACGTGCAACCAAGAGCTTAACGTTCACATGCGCGTATTTGTCCAACCACAGCGCCCGccttttttgttatgtttcaaATCTCAAACTTGGCGCTCTATTTAGAGTTTTCTTAACATACAGCCGTCCAAGGATATGTTGACATAACTGACATTAATTTGATCAATAAGTAGTAAATGCGGGGTAAAAATGCTTGTTTTGGACGAAAATAACAAACATGGTTTTGTAGGTGTCCTTGCTCGAACAGATTAAAATTTTACTTCGCACTATAAATGCGTACAGACTGGGCAAAACAATTTGATAGTATATGTACCTTAgagcttaaaaaaaagacagtGTTTCCTGCAACTGAGTAGGTTTTTGATAGGAAAAGAATAATTGCGCCCAGTGAAAGTTAAAACATGTCTAAGACTTGTCTGAATCTTAGTTTTTTGCGTGAGGTAATGTGAGATGGTAAGAAAGGAAAGGGTTAAACTTTTAACGACggataatttaaaaaagaaaactctaaATCATACtgtaaaaataatgaaaatcaCATATCACGTGCTTCAGTTGAATGGCTACACAAAAGGAACAACACTGAACATTACAATAAACAATTCAGCACAGGGGAGAcccccagcccccccccccccccactcccacCCCCTTTCTTGGTATATAGCCTCTATTTGTATGGGTACGTCAAAGGATTCTCCAACAGACTCAAAATGTAAATCTCCTTAGTCTGAGCAATTGACTATTAAGAGCATAAGTGGTCAAAAGCTTTAAAATAAGATCAGTTCAGGTCAGGTGAGTTGCTGTTTTGGTGCTTTTTTATGACACTAACAGGTTGAATTGACGTTTAATTATACCTTTTTTGAATGCACACACAGTTATTAGGCAAAAGAATGTTAATGATGCGACAAATTTAGGACACACCTCCTACTCATCACAGCCAGGTCAAGTGAGTTGCTGTTTTGGTGCTTTTTCAATGACACTAACAGGTTAAATTGACCTTTAATTTACCtcttttgaatgaatagttatTAGGCAAAAGAATGTTTATGATACGGCAAAATTAGGACACACCTCCTGCTTATCAAGGCCAGTTAAAAAAATCCTATTTTTGTTACGTTCACTCGAGCAGGGCAAGTCTCTCTCATAATGTTTTGCCACAGATTAAGAACGGAGGCGACCTGTAGCCAGTAAGGAAACCGACAAGTGGCTTGTGAGGGTGGCAAAACATTACGTCATACAGGAGGCTTCATGGCAGGCTGGCTGTCTGTAAAGAAATCGCTGAATTTGAGAGTGGTAACCTCGAGTTGAACGCGAATTATTCTTATTTTGGCGAAGACAATCCGATCGCGTAAGTAAAAATATTCGCCTTTTATTGGTGTAATTGACGAAAACTACTTTCCCATAACAGGTGCCATGAAGTATTTGATTTCAGTTCTTCTATAGCTCAATACTAAAGATATAAACATGATATGCTATGTAGCCTGGACGTTGCCTTTACTTCATTTCTCCCTAGCGCATTGTAAGCAAACATGTAAGTGTTTCTTTCTTGTAAGTAAGAAACCACGTCTCCACTCCGCGATGTTGTGATTCAGTGGCTCACCCGTGGGGATGACTCGAGAAGGCCTCGCAGTCCCTTTAGGTTTCATACAACCACGCTTGACGACAATAAGACTGATGCACAAATTTAAACAAGCCTATCTTCTTTTTCCTATAGTCTCGGTGCTTAGTTAACACAAGTGACTCGCTTCAGTTTGGAGTACGAAATCTACCAACGCATGATGTGCTACTTACAATGAGGCTGATTCTTGTTACGGTAGTGATTATCGGTCTGGAAGTCGTGATTGTTGCTGAGTGTAAGTTAAATTAGTTTTCTCCGCCTCGTTGACTTTCCTGTGTTTGAAAATTTCCCTTGACAGTTTCTGACAGGTATTAATTTCCATTGATTTCATGTTGTTGACcaaaattgttattttgaaacgatctggttttttttgaaaattcctCGCATGGTCGCTTTATTCCTAAGGAAGGTGAACGGCACCTAGAAAATCAGGGCTCCAGCAGAATTTGATTTTGAGAGTTCTCGTTTTTGTGCACTTCTTCCTGGCTCGGGGTCTTGAAGAGTGCGGTTTTTAAACAAGGGTGTCGGCGAGTCGGGGATTTTACCGTCCATTTGTTAACCCAATATCATGTTATTTCAAGCGAGTCTCGCTTATTTGTCCAAAATATAGCAAACAGGAACCGTTCACCCTTTATTTCAAGCACAAagtagttgttgttttttagttttaattctgtTACAAACGGTTGAATTGACACTTGGGAAAAGGTTGCACACAACCACTTCTTTCTCTTTAGTCATTTAAAGCCATAGAGGTTACAGAACGATTAACATTTATTTACCCCCTTTGTTTACGAGGCCTAGTTTATTATGATACCAACCGAATCAAAAGCAGGAATGCTAATTGAAATGAAACCAGTCGTTAAAACCTGATATCAGTCAGTAGAGTACACGTTTTGAAGAGGCTCATTTATTAATGGCCAATTGGACATTTAGAAAGTTCAGCtaattttaaattctttcaCAATTTTGTGTGTTCACTTGATTAGGTTCCAATGAAAGAGTACAGAAGCGTGCGATCAGAATTGACAGACGGAGTCCATGGGAGTATGGTGAGTGAAGTTCTGTTGTGAAATTGAtaaatttcttttacttttcatttAGAGCATTTCTCCGTTTCTAATGGACTAATATTAtataagggagcttaagcaaaggcgttttttgacGACGCATGTCAACTGGAAGTgagatcttttttattttaaaataaattgacaataccaaatttgtatttcttagTCTCTTTCTTTActatagagacgatttgtccAAAAATCTGGGCAAAAATACCGCTCAAGAAtgaaaaaagtccacttccggttgacgtgtgtcGCCCAAAAGTCTTTGCTTAAATTTACTAATCCCaggctaattcttcatatccagtaatcgttgaccaaatttgaaagatgtTAGCTGTTAATATTACATTTCAAGTGAATCATAACAGTATCGACTAAAAATAAGTGGAGAAAAAGGGGCAAGATTTGACGTTATGCGAAGAAGAATTATCTGAAGTATTCtctgaaaaacataaaatacCTCCTAACCTGCCTTCTCATCCTAATACTACCGCTGAGGGAGACTCCAGACTGGAACGTCAGTACATGGATCGAAGTAAGCATGATATTGTGAgctaaaaatgatttttaatcaataatgaaaaaatattagATAACGCTGAGtttgattaaaagaattatGTCCATCGAGTAAGGCGTTATGAGACCTTACGGTCTGAGACCACCAACTCTCATTTCAAGTTGAATCCGAAATTCGACCATCGTCAAATGGTTATTGCTTAAGATCATgtaaagagataaaaaaaaactgatttgaCTCTAAAATACAGTTGTTTAACTTCTTTTCGTTTCCTTACAGCAATGCTTAAACATCTTTTAGGAGACCCGAAGGGAAATCGTAAGTGCATTCTTTCATTGTTGAGGAATTATACAACAGAGGTCAGAAATTAGCTAGCGTTTTTTTTTACTCAGCTACTTCCTCGGTCTTTATTCCGCTCAACCAAACCTAAAAGCACAATGAAACAGAAAGACCATGACTCAAGCGTCTATATCCTCTACTCTTTTCAAGAGTAAGGATCATGGTAAGGCCCACCAGGCGTAAAAAAGACAAGTCAGTGCACAATTGAGTATCTTAACGGAAACAAGGAGTGTTTACCATTTACGCAATCCACCCATGTTGGAAATTTTGTGCATAAACATATACATCtaatgtatagatttagccagggctaaaagcgaagctccggttaataatacgtgtaaacaaaaaaattacatcgtgtaatgctaaacggggaaggcaatgaaaatggcttcaacactaatagatctaattagcaaaaaaaaaacaaattgcacgtgcagcgcactttttcttctaattagcaaaaccaAATTTGCACGTGTTGCAcgctttttttgtctttctattgccgttgttttgcacgactacatcGCTGTTTTGtagactaaaacgtcaaactacCTAGTGACacactatttttatggagacattgtcgtatgtgcttacccaatattttgtttcctgtgttcacgTTCGCTATTACTTTTccctgccgctcattttcaccttgctggccgctagcatttctcattttctcaccgccgctttgaatttccacgtgtttcttcctacgaaattcgtctcctttgttttcaataactcgctccagctttttctctgttatccacgttagtgtaaacataaaaaataatgccGAAAAAGACAcaactttgttgttgttgtttctttctaaaagtcctggCGGCCATGTGTTAGACCTATTCGGCtgactcaatgttgtacccaattcaaatctcccggggataagattctttgtgtgttgtatttgcattataatgtggcattcacatttaaatgaaatggaaattcctgaaacaaaacattttattcccaaagggtttgaattgggtacaacattgggttagccgaataggtctatttccgtccaaataaaacctcttgTTGCATTTCGGTTGccatgcctgtggtgcggacggacggtcgggcggtcggtcggtcggtcggtgtacggtcacgtgattaccaaattttctcggattgGTAGATTACTACATTTCCTTAGTTATGGGGCTCTGCGCGTGGAGCTATTAAATTTTACTTGGTGGTAAAACGACCCGCTACAAAGTATATCCACATTATCTGAACAGGTTCAAAAAGAGTTCGAAAAATTTCGCCTGAAACGCAGCCCATACTGTCAGAAGCTTCCCAAACGGAATGACGCGTAccattatattttttaactgGAATTTCCGGTCGTCCCATCATGAAATGGTAAGTGCCAAAGGTTTTACTGACGGTCGGCAAGACCCTCGTTGGTGGGTCTGACTAAAATAAAATCTACAACCTCAGGCATAGCTGGAAAGCTTCTTACCAACTGTACTTATTGTTACCGAAACCTCTAAGTCATTATCAAGTCTCATCGCGGCGGCGCTAGTAGGTGCATGAGACCTCGAAACCTCTCAGTGTTATCGTGTTTATAATTTCTGCAAAGTAAAACCCAGCAAGATTCCTTACAGCACTTACTACGCGTTATTGTCTCTATCTACAGCAAAAACAGCAAAGGCTGTACGAGgggaaaaaagaacaacaaggCTACATCGTTTATGTTc
The sequence above is a segment of the Porites lutea chromosome 3, jaPorLute2.1, whole genome shotgun sequence genome. Coding sequences within it:
- the LOC140929276 gene encoding uncharacterized protein isoform X4, whose protein sequence is MNIRLLFTCLTLCLSHSVFSAPLETTEKPGSEQVHREDSKSVNLENKVKEAVQKAELDASLAAEDAVRHGHKAEERVKSNKGETEQSEGSNDHVTDSDKPTLHIRTHASIGNEDEEGSHIKRVKEHKVNRKPGFSDFGGNNNDYKEDTKLEDRLAMEAEEEKKYETGEGYGPGGGGGGGGAGWEDGAKGVNWATNIQRQDAAEKQSIQAQVASESAHELDEIQRAIAAESQSSRGSASIGNEGASVVGGAPSTEQTGMQPRITNPEGGGRGMSFLGGQQKGISPAENQDDFQGLLTQRYFTEHQATEFGPPEISNFIHQEDKISPAEIRGAAQQSDIGMGSLGARESQALGGSIGSFRELAGPQQMGGQSEGATMEQAPIGGAIDAGAMGQDSLAQAGLGGGAGLSESAISRMTEGSLGGKAGESYQGLQGLQGMQSVQDMQGMQGMQSMSSALTGGQQGQGGMLSDSGALSALQGQGMMGASLQGGMQGMMADGGGLAGLQNMGGGGDLGQQQMAFKKSTIARPSDSQRSKTHQKDETTTKHKKITKDKITTKKSKLAKSRQNSKHPKKM